A window from Citrus sinensis cultivar Valencia sweet orange chromosome 5, DVS_A1.0, whole genome shotgun sequence encodes these proteins:
- the LOC102617168 gene encoding uncharacterized protein LOC102617168 gives MTILKQSSSKNLRSKGFKVKHFLQICLLLAICFWLLHQVRKSYDRKKAYEEGTATQSEVKSEHEGIKLGRKDVRLPVQQVTLEGERQEVDETEVDETKKAKPEESKDEGGGGGDDEIDGNEQDKSEEEEPEEVEDLIDEEDREREEETAEQESEEAENQLEDESLLLNPVHYGDGSSSEAREELYKGENAAGR, from the coding sequence atgaccattttgaaGCAATCTTCAAGTAAAAACCTAAGGTCTAAAGGCTTTAAGGTGAAACACTTTCTTCAAATATGCTTGTTGCTTGCAATTTGCTTCTGGTTGCTTCACCAAGTCAGAAAGTCATATGACAGGAAGAAGGCATACGAGGAGGGCACCGCAACACAATCAGAAGTGAAAAGTGAGCATGAAGGCATTAAACTTGGCAGAAAAGACGTCCGTCTTCCAGTACAGCAAGTCACTTTGGAAGGAGAGAGACAAGAGGTTGATGAGACGGAGGTTGATGAGACGAAGAAGGCTAAACCTGAAGAAAGCAAAGATGAAGGAGGAGGGGGCGGAGATGATGAGATTGATGGTAATGAGCAAGACAAGTCAGAAGAGGAAGAGCCTGAAGAAGTAGAGGATCTCATTGATGAAGAAGATAGAGAGAGGGAAGAGGAAACTGCAGAGCAAGAGAGTGAAGAGGCAGAAAATCAACTTGAGGATGAAAGCTTGTTATTAAATCCGGTGCATTATGGAGATGGAAGTAGTTCGGAAGCAAGAGAGGAGCTCTACAAGGGTGAAAATGCAGCTGGAAGATAG
- the LOC102617461 gene encoding ergosterol biosynthetic protein 28 — MKALGWWLMLVGSLRLASVWFGFFDIWALRLAVFSNTTMTEVHGRTFGIWTLLTCTLCFLCAFNLENRPLYWATFLSFIYAFGHFLTEYLIYQTMAIGNLTTVGIFAGTSIIWMLLQWNARQQVHPKDS, encoded by the exons ATGAAGGCATTGGGATGGTGGCTGATGCTGGTGGGTTCCCTTCGATTAGCCTCCGTTTGGTTTGGCTTCTTCGATATTTGGGCTCTCAGACTTGCTGTCTTCTCCAACACTACCA TGACTGAAGTTCATGGAAGGACATTTGGGATTTGGACGCTTTTGACTTGCACTCTTTGCTTTCTTTGTGCATTTAATCTTGAAAACAGACCGCTGTATTGGGCGACATTTTTGTCATTCATCTATGCTTTTGGTCATTTCTTGACTGAATACCTAATCTATCAAACAATGGCCATTGGAAATCTGACAACTGTTGGCATCTTTGCTG GTACATCAATAATTTGGATGCTGTTGCAGTGGAATGCACGCCAGCAAGTTCACCCCAAGGATTCATGA
- the LOC102617747 gene encoding 50S ribosomal protein 6, chloroplastic: protein MSISSFFGSQIVVVPNLSSKKLGVEGKCNVGLVIENSSRPQKKATAHHMKTRPRKTQPWDVNRKPTVYPPLPPLPPDWSLVSDDTDTDASAAAPGADATEPAALEAPLASG from the coding sequence ATGTCGATCTCATCATTTTTCGGTTCGCAAATTGTAGTGGTTCCCAATTTATCAAGCAAGAAGTTGGGAGTGGAAGGGAAGTGCAATGTTGGGTTGGTGATAGAGAACTCATCGAGGCCGCAGAAGAAGGCGACGGCGCATCACATGAAAACGAGGCCACGCAAGACTCAGCCTTGGGACGTCAATCGAAAACCAACCGTTTACCCTCCTCTGCCTCCTCTTCCTCCTGATTGGTCACTTGTTTCTGATGATACCGACACTGATGCATCTGCTGCTGCGCCTGGGGCCGACGCCACTGAGCCTGCCGCTTTAGAAGCACCACTTGCGAGTGGTTAG
- the LOC102618028 gene encoding inositol-tetrakisphosphate 1-kinase 3 isoform X1, with protein MRMMKEEIEEQTREEELLSFPQTQQQSKLVVVGYALTSKKTKSFLQPKLEGLARNKGILFVAIDQNRPLSDQGPFDIVLHKLTGKEWRQILEEYRQTHPEVTVLDPPYAIQHLHNRQSMLQCVADMNLSNSYGKVDVPRQLVIERDASSIPDVVLKAGLTLPLVAKPLVADGSAKSHELSLAYDQYSLKKLEPPLVLQEFVNHGGVLFKVYIVGEAIKVVRRFSLPDVTKQDLSTSAGVFRFPRVSCAAASADDADLDPCVAELPPRPLLERLAKELRRQLGLRLFNLDIIREHGTRDQFYVIDINYFPGYGKMPEYEHIFTDFLLSLTQSRYKKKSC; from the exons ATGAGGATGATGAAGGAGGAAATTGAAGAGCAAACTAGAGAGGAGGAATTACTCTCGTTTCCTCAAACTCAGCAGCAATCCAAATTAGTTGTTGTTGGTTACGCTCTTACCTCCAAGAAGACTAAGAGCTTCTTGCAGCCTAAGCTTGAAGGCTTGGCTAG GAATAAGGGAATATTATTTGTTGCGATTGACCAGAACCGACCACTTTCAGATCAGGGCCCTTTTGACATTGTGCTGCATAAG TTAACCGGGAAAGAGTGGCGCCAGATTCTCGAG GAATACAGGCAAACACATCCAGAAGTCACAGTTCTTGATCCTCCATATGCTATTCAACACTTGCACAACCGTCAATCCATGCTTCAGTGTGTAGCTGATATGAATCTGTCTAACTCCTATG GTAAAGTTGATGTTCCCAGACAATTAGTTATTGAAAGAGATGCATCATCGATCCCTGATGTGGTTTTGAAAGCTGGACTGACTCTACCCCTAG TTGCAAAGCCGTTGGTTGCTGATGGGAGTGCAAAATCACATGAACTTTCACTCGCTTATGATCAGTATTCCCTGAAGAAACTTGAACCTCCACTGGTTCTGCAGGAATTTGTTAATCATG GAGGTGTTCTTTTTAAGGTTTATATTGTTGGGGAAGCAATAAAAGTGGTCAGGAGATTCTCTTTACCTGATGTCACTAAACAAGATCTCTCTACAAGTGCTGGTGTATTCCGTTTTCCACGGGTGTCTTGTGCTGCAGCTTCTGCAGATGATGCTGATTTGGACCCTTGTGTTGCTG AGCTTCCTCCGCGACCTTTATTAGAGAGACTTGCAAAGGAACTTCGTCGTCAACTG GGTCTACGGCTGTTCAATCTGGATATTATCAGAGAACATGGGACCAGAGATCAATTTTATGTCATTGACATTAACTACTTCCCTG GGTATGGGAAAATGCCGGAGTACGAGCACATATTTACAGACTTTCTATTAAGCCTGACACAGAGCCGGTACAAGAAAAAATCCTGCTGA
- the LOC102618028 gene encoding inositol-tetrakisphosphate 1-kinase 3 isoform X2, producing the protein MLQCVADMNLSNSYGKVDVPRQLVIERDASSIPDVVLKAGLTLPLVAKPLVADGSAKSHELSLAYDQYSLKKLEPPLVLQEFVNHGGVLFKVYIVGEAIKVVRRFSLPDVTKQDLSTSAGVFRFPRVSCAAASADDADLDPCVAELPPRPLLERLAKELRRQLGLRLFNLDIIREHGTRDQFYVIDINYFPGYGKMPEYEHIFTDFLLSLTQSRYKKKSC; encoded by the exons ATGCTTCAGTGTGTAGCTGATATGAATCTGTCTAACTCCTATG GTAAAGTTGATGTTCCCAGACAATTAGTTATTGAAAGAGATGCATCATCGATCCCTGATGTGGTTTTGAAAGCTGGACTGACTCTACCCCTAG TTGCAAAGCCGTTGGTTGCTGATGGGAGTGCAAAATCACATGAACTTTCACTCGCTTATGATCAGTATTCCCTGAAGAAACTTGAACCTCCACTGGTTCTGCAGGAATTTGTTAATCATG GAGGTGTTCTTTTTAAGGTTTATATTGTTGGGGAAGCAATAAAAGTGGTCAGGAGATTCTCTTTACCTGATGTCACTAAACAAGATCTCTCTACAAGTGCTGGTGTATTCCGTTTTCCACGGGTGTCTTGTGCTGCAGCTTCTGCAGATGATGCTGATTTGGACCCTTGTGTTGCTG AGCTTCCTCCGCGACCTTTATTAGAGAGACTTGCAAAGGAACTTCGTCGTCAACTG GGTCTACGGCTGTTCAATCTGGATATTATCAGAGAACATGGGACCAGAGATCAATTTTATGTCATTGACATTAACTACTTCCCTG GGTATGGGAAAATGCCGGAGTACGAGCACATATTTACAGACTTTCTATTAAGCCTGACACAGAGCCGGTACAAGAAAAAATCCTGCTGA